A genomic stretch from Ureibacillus composti includes:
- a CDS encoding UxaA family hydrolase: MNNAIKLHPSDNVVVALTTLEPGEQIVIEEIGLLQEVTEKIPYGHKVCVEVIRQDEKILKYGECMGIATNDIQVGQHVHVHNVRGLKESERVVSVADYA; this comes from the coding sequence GTGAATAATGCCATAAAATTACATCCATCTGATAACGTGGTGGTTGCGTTAACGACGTTAGAACCAGGTGAACAAATTGTCATTGAAGAAATTGGTTTGCTTCAAGAAGTAACAGAAAAAATTCCATATGGTCATAAAGTATGTGTTGAAGTAATTCGTCAGGATGAAAAAATATTAAAATATGGCGAATGCATGGGGATTGCGACAAATGATATTCAAGTAGGCCAGCATGTCCATGTTCATAATGTTCGAGGGTTGAAAGAATCAGAACGCGTCGTGTCTGTTGCAGACTACGCTTAG